A DNA window from Zingiber officinale cultivar Zhangliang chromosome 3A, Zo_v1.1, whole genome shotgun sequence contains the following coding sequences:
- the LOC122054213 gene encoding uncharacterized protein LOC122054213 — protein MERGEMMDKQYAPAARCFCFPCLILSLALVSAAVFIIIFVLKPRKPSFHLHAVEMGSSDAAFSKGSNDSSTMLLLFFVAQNPNKLGIRYSSSELGLVYDSNNMGLIKVPTFFQPAHSTNVSVLVHVFFKRIDVAEIVSEHTSESSSSLGDLEIRVFGGIHVRAHIFNFQLFKTQVFLDCLISAKLTDIVLSKVFITTAKSRKTFLLSSLPHLTQKCSMALCI, from the exons ATGGAGAGAGGAGAGATGATGGACAAACAATATGCTCCAGCTGCAAGGTGCTTCTGCTTCCCTTGCTTGATCCTGAGCCTTGCACTCGTATCTGCAGCAGTTTTCATCATAATATTTGTCCTAAAGCCAAGGAAGCCGAGCTTCCATCTGCACGCAGTAGAAATGGGTTCTTCAGACGCAGCTTTCAGCAAGGGATCGAATGACTCTTCGACAATGCTTTTACTGTTTTTTGTTGCTCAAAACCCCAATAAGCTTGGCATCAGATACAGCTCCTCAGAGCTTGGACTTGTCTACGACAGCAACAACATGGGGCTGATCAAAGTTCCTACATTTTTTCAACCAGCTCATAGCACAAATGTCAGTGTCTTGGTGCATGTCTTCTTCAAGAGAATCGATGTTGCCGAAATTGTTAGTGAACATACCTCTGAAAGTTCATCAAGCCTCGGCGATCTGGAGATCAGAGTATTCGGTGGAATTCATGTTCGGGCTCACATCTTTAACTTTCAGCTGTTCAAGACTCAG GTTTTCCTTGATTGTCTGATCAGTGCAAAGCTCACTGACATTGTTCTGAGCAAAGTATTCATCACTACAGCTAAATCACGCAAG ACTTTCTTATTATCCAGTTTGCCACACCTCACACAGAAATGCTCAATGGCTCTCTGTATATGA
- the LOC122054214 gene encoding probable E3 ubiquitin-protein ligase RNF144A-A, translating to MADEPTIHSLLGAVEDGDPIPANDDETLAQELQLQELLVVISPPSIASFGRQDTVIEQGETSGTKSDEFDCNICMETKELTEQFTIEGCPHAFCNSCMSQYIAAQVEANVATVKCPDPQCKVSTAPALHPDTCRSILPEAVFDRWGMVLCESALGPSKFYCPFTDCSALVVKEEEDVEMTDAVCPHCERELCATCRVAWHVGVNCEEFRRLDEGERGREDLLLMDLAKNSKWQRCPECKVYVERIAGCRFMSCRCGHFFCYDCASPMQQNNHSCAKCDRI from the exons ATGGCCGACGAACCGACGATCCACTCCTTGCTCGGCGCGGTCGAAGACGGCGATCCAATCCCCGCCAACGATGATGAGACGCTGGCGCAGGAACTCCAACTTCAAGAGCTTCTAGTAGTCATTTCACCGCCTTCGATCGCCTCGTTCGGCCGGCAAGACACAGTCATCGAGCAAGGGGAAACTTCTG GGACCAAATCAGACGAATTCGATTGCAACATCTGCATGGAAACGAAGGAACTGACTGAACAATTCACCATAGAGGGTTGCCCCCACGCGTTCTGCAACAGCTGCATGAGCCAGTACATCGCCGCGCAGGTCGAAGCCAACGTGGCGACCGTCAAATGCCCCGATCCACAGTGCAAAGTCTCGACGGCGCCCGCGCTGCATCCCGACACGTGCCGCTCGATCCTGCCCGAGGCCGTGTTCGACCGGTGGGGCATGGTCCTGTGCGAGTCGGCCCTCGGCCCCAGCAAGTTCTACTGCCCCTTCACCGACTGCTCGGCGCTGGTCGTGAAGGAGGAAGAGGACGTAGAGATGACCGACGCGGTGTGCCCGCACTGCGAGAGGGAACTGTGCGCGACGTGCCGGGTGGCGTGGCACGTGGGAGTTAACTGCGAGGAGTTCCGCCGGCTCGACGAGGGGGAGAGAGGGCGGGAGGATCTGCTGCTGATGGATTTGGCGAAGAACAGCAAGTGGCAGAGGTGCCCGGAGTGTAAGGTGTACGTCGAGAGGATCGCCGGATGCAGGTTCATGAGCTGCAG GTGCGGCCATTTCTTCTGCTACGACTGTGCATCGCCAATGCAGCAGAACAATCACTCCTGTGCCAAGTGTGATCGGATTTAG